In Arachis hypogaea cultivar Tifrunner unplaced genomic scaffold, arahy.Tifrunner.gnm2.J5K5 arahy.Tifrunner.gnm2.scaffold_557, whole genome shotgun sequence, the sequence AGAATATATTTAGTTCTAATCACGTATATATTAGAAACCAATAAGTTCTATACTGTAAAATATTATAAAGTCGATTATTTAGAATAGATGGAATTATTGCATTTTAGATACAATCCAACTAGTATActtaaaggaaaagtctagggccagcaatttatgaattttggccagcatgtaaccagcagagaaatgtgagccatttgatgaaatctcacactaatctcacaccatcaaatcatcattgatagctagttgatggctaacaatcacaaaaatactGGCTCCTAATATTGCTCATACTTAAATTAAGATATGGTTGTAcacaaaaaatatgtatattgTGCAAGTATTAATGAGTATCATATTCAAAATAtagtaaatattataaattattgaaGTATTCGTGTTTTATAGATAATGATAAATCGATAACTTCGGATAGTTTATACGAGTAAGAAGATGGATCTAATAAATTAATGTCGCAAGGTGAAAAGAAAATATTAgttttatatcaatatataagAACAAATAAATCGTAAAAATAAAATAGCAAGAAATAAGAAGGCAGAGAATGCAACAAGTATAtcttaaaataacaaaaagaataaactaataaatgaaaaaaaaatgtactGGCGATGGCTTGATGGTCTTAATGTGAAATTGGAAGAGGTATGTCTGTGCATGTGGAGGTGCATGTATGAGTGTGCGCCGTTAAGAAAAAAGTTTATTTATGGAAATGTTAAGTCAGTCGCTAACAATTTCTGAGATTCTTTCTTACCAAAGGGCAAAAACAAAACCCCACGGCAACAACTATATTGGTCCAAATTCTGTTTATGCAGTGGGTCCACCATACTCACTACCCATTACCAAAAGCTTCTCTTCCATCTATTctgtatttctaattttttagcgGACGTTTGGTACATGTCTATCTACCGTGCTGCTAATATTGCATTAAATTATTTAGATCACAATATTATTTTGCTGCCTCTATCATACTATATATTGTTCTTTGTATCTAAATAGGAATATATTCCATCATAACATTATTggtaataatttgaaaaaaaaattaattcttcaTTTAACCGGTAATCTAAACTATCATTAATCACTGATTAATTTATcttaaataattagtaaaatgaaaaaatatttgcatTATATTAAGACGTGAAATATAATAAGGAATTGGGTAAAGGTGTGTTGAGAATGATATAAATTGAAGTCCACAATTTGCACGCATTATTGGAGTGTTAATAGGACAGCGCGCACCTTAATTTCGATCACGTTCCCCTGCTTTGCTTATCTCCCTCACTCCTTTCTTTTCTGCAAACCCAAACTCTCTCTTTTCATTCCTTTTCACCATTCCCTTTCTTTCTCGCTTCACACCTTTTCCACGTTGCTTTTTAAACTAAGTAGCATCCATTATTTCTCCTGTCAATTACGCCACTATATTCACTTTTAACTTTACTTGAGCTCCATCTCATCTCAATTACGTGCATTTCAGTTTTCCGCTTCCTTCTAAAATCTACCATCACTGAATAATCCAGATAAACATACATACACAAGCGGCGAGAGAGAGATGAACATCTTCTTCGTCGCTTTGGTGTTGTTGTGTGTAGTGACAGTAGCAGCTCCATGGCGCGTTGTCTCCGAAGATAATGAAGAACAACACAGGCTTCTGGTGAACACGACTTTCGTTAAGAACGCTCGTGCCGGCGGTGCTCGTAAgcttttttcttctaaaattctgtaatttatttatttatttattttgtattgttGTTGATAAAGAGGTTGAGAGTTGAAAACTTATTTTTCGTTAGTTTGTTTGGACGGGAGTTTACCGGCTTATCACTTGCATAGGGGATTTGGAGCTGGACTCAATAACTGGCTTCTACAGTTCGAGGTGCACCTTTTCAAACTCTCTCTCCCCTTTTCAAACTCTTGCTTTATTTTCtaccattttttattaaaaaaaaaagtctagattaattaaaatttagtcaatatttagttataaaaaaatatataattttatattattaaaaagattaataataattaattaatgactataaataattaaatgtgcTGTTCTTATCACTACTGTTTTATTAAACCAAAAACTTTTAGTTCCCGCTTTGTTACAAGCATAAGAGCTTTTTGATGATATTAGATGAGATTAATTCGTGTGTGTTAGTTTTGATGCTACACTATTCATCGTTAACATATCGCGTTTAGTTTGTAAATTAGAAAAATACTAATTAGAGCAGTACTAGgggcagcaatttttgtgattgttagctatcaactagccatcaatgatgatttgatggtatgagattggtgtgagatttcatctaatggttcacctttctctgctggttacatgctggccaaaattcaataaaactactAGCCCTAAACTTTTCCTACTAATTATTATAACCAAATTTAGAATTAAATCGGGTCCAAATCAACTCAACGAATTAATTTATGGAAAAAGATTGCTCAAATACTCTTAAACACgtattaattattctattatataatgaTTATAGATTTTTGTATAGTAATTATATTTCTAGTCAAGATGAGATTCTACCAATTAGTTACATATAAAAAtacattttagtattttaaataaGGTAATTAATGAAAATGAAAGTTATGTCTTTTTTAGtctaacaaaattatttattcataGAAATTTATTTTACGTGGAAAAGCATTCATTTGAGTAACGCTAGGCTGCTTTGTTTTACGAGTTGAATAATTGTGGTAGACCCGTAGAGTTTGAAAAAGGGGTGGCGATTTTTTACTTCTAGTTTCTGGGGAAATCAAACACGGGCGATGATGGTTGGTTTCGAAATGCTATACAACTAAGGACCAAAAAAAGCTATACGACAGTGATTTTTCTGTCGTCTATATAGAGTTTTGCGCGCGCACTTCTTTTCTTTCAGTTACCCGCGCCAACAATTCTCATGAATGATGACCTGCTCCTTTTCAATTGGACATagatttttattatcttatttcATGGATTCTTTTAcggataataaattaaatatgtaattataaatattaaattaaacaaaataattttgaattatattattatctCTCTATTATTACCGTATATAAATAAACTTTGGATTCAAAAATACCGTAGCCGTCATGTGAAAAGAATCATAAAGTGATTAATTTATATCATTAATGTTATTTGTTTTAAAAGTATGTACATTCAGTTATAATTTGTCACTGATAATTTTTTTAGatgataaatataaaaagttGATTATTTTTCTTACATACCAACATTCGGAATCTCACATGGTCTCACGTTTTTTTATTAATGATTCATTGATTCCTGTCCTCCGAACGCTTCACATGGAACGGTTTGATCTAAACCTAAATAATAATAGTAGAGAGACAAATAAAATTTAGTCCCAACCAAAGTTATATTCATGAATAGGAACAATtaaacttttctttaaattttcgggTTTAACTATCAAGTAGAGAATAACCAAACCGCATGGCAACAAGAGAAAGACTCTATGTCAAGTTGTTAACATGATGTACCCACCCTTACGAACAAAGCATGCATGTATCCAGCTGTaccaactttttaatttttttttgtagggAGAATCTTACCTTGTTTACCTACATTTTTTTGTTTACTTCTACATAAACTCGGTTATGTACTCGTAAGAAAGTTTCATTTGTGCGAAATTAAATGTAGAAAACATACAGGGCCAATGAGAGCTACCACCTATGCGTGAGAATTTGCAATTGCCGAATTCGGAAGTTATGAAAGCAATGTGATTCGATAGGGTGAAGCTAGAGAAACTAGAAATCATTAGTAGACCCACAAAATGTCATGCACTTGGAGAATAAAGTTCCATAATAATAGCAAACTTGAGTGCAAGCTAAAGTAAAGTAGAtagatctgaaaaaaaaaaaaataatgatgatgAAATGAAATGAACTGCTGTTAGGTAATTGGGTTGGTGGATCCTTAATCCCAATTGATGAAAGAAACTTTTTTTTGGCTCTGCATTTATAATTAATCATGATTATGTATATGGTGCATGGCGGGGGGCAGGGAGGTGGGTGGTGCAATGATTTGCCATCATGCTTGGAGAGAGCACAGTCTCGCAGGGGCTCAACACGTTACATGACCAAGTTCGAAGTCTTCTCTGGTATTTTAAGCAGCAATGCCTCCCAAAATCCAGGTATAtcaacttatttatttattatgattattttaaCTTCTTACAATCAAGCATCATCATTATAACTTCTtatttattatgattattttaacctcttctttgatCAAATCTCTATTTCTTGGCTAATAAGCTTTTCAAGGAACAACTTCTCacgaatatatatattttgttatacataaagaataaaaagaaaaaagttaggttaatcaacaattttttttaagttaatcgTCTGTTATTTCCACATATATAAATATGATGAGTTATAGAAGATCATGTGCACCTCAATTGAGTCCTCCACATTCAAGTCTTCTGTATGCATCCATGTGTCTAAGACCTAGTTACCTAAGACTAGATGCTATCATCTTCTCTGCAAGTTTTTATATATGCCCCTGTCTTTAATAATATGTTTACTTTCTAATAATATCTTCAAGAAAGAGTGTGTGTAAAACACTAAAACCGTCcatgataaataaataatgtttaattatcaatttaatcATTTTCATACCTCGATCATAAACATCTTATTagataaaaaatatcatatttgTACTGCGTTAAGGCATCCACTTCTAGATGGTCATTTTCATTCTCCCGTCTCtttatttcatctttttttctctttttagaaaagaaaaacttaaaaacttcaattaaaaagttggaaatagataaaaaaaaaaagggttagaaGCATGTGGAAATACATGTAACACTATTCTAATAACCAGACAAGAAGAAGTGCTAATACTTTTGGTGGCACATACAGTACACACAGctgtattttgaatttttgatagtGTTGTATAATAATCTGTGACTCACTGACAAGGTCGACCCAATGCAAAAGTAGTCCAGTTGAGCTCAAACAAAACAACAACAGTGTTCATGTTCCTCCATTCTCTTTCACGTGTTCTTGTTGCTCTACATTACAACACTAGCTGCCACCCATGAATTgtttgttttcttactttttACTTTGAAGCCATGGCTCTATGAGTATTGGTACGGTTTCTCTTGCAAAAGATATCCAATTAATAATGTTGGACTCTTCTATGGCCTATGGCCTTCGTGGTCCATGGCTGTGAAATTATGATAATTCACAATGTACTCTTGGCGTTAGTGGTTAATTTGGAAGTAAAAGATGAAGTCACTGTTTTATATACTTCCTTCTCTTCACGATTCTTCAGTCATTAGCTTCACCTCAGTTGTCGTAGCACTAGAATGCCATGCTTCTAATCTTAACTATTTAAgtggataaaatataaaatatgattttcttatcttttttgttaattaatattaattatgttgGGATTGGTGTACCAGACTTCTACAATTGGAACCGTGTTAAGCTGAGATATTGTGATGGAGCTTCATTCACTGGAGACGCTATCTTCGATAATGGGGTAATTGTCTCACCACAAATTTACATGAATATGGCTTcttataatttcttttaaaaagataATCAGTGAGCAAATACTATGAATTACAAAATTTTgactatatgtatatatagtcAATTAAATATTTGTCTAGGAAAATTCGTTATTTATAGGCATCGCTTGAAATTTCCTTTAATACTCTGTCTCCTTCGGATCGAATCTCAGCAAGCCAGGGAAGAAAATGATCTCTAATGTAGTGTCAATATGATAGTTAAGTTGTGGTATGAGAGGGAATGAAAGTGAGTCATTTCTATTTCTGGTTAAAACAGAACAAAATCAGATTTCTTAAATGAGAAAACGAAAACAAAAACTGCAGTAAAATAAAAAGAGGAAGGTGCTAACAGTAACAATTTTCATGAGTCTTCTTGCTTACGTTATAAGATCAAGTTTGCTCAATAACGTAACTGTTGACATTTGGTTGAATAAAATCAGACAACAAGGCTTCATTTCAAAGGGCAAAAGATTTGGGAAGCTATCATTCATGATCTGCTACCAAAAGGTCTAGGAAAGGCACGCAAGGTATGCAACACCATCGTTGGAGATGGCACATGCTTTTATTTACTTTCAAAATATATTGAAGAAAAATGACTTGCACTTCAAGTAACCTGAATAAACCAAGTATATACTATGTCTCTTGTGTAGGCTCTGCTTTCAGGCTGTTCTGCTGGAGGTTTAGCAACCTTTCACCATTGTGACAACTTTGCCAAATACTTGCCAACAAATGCCAGTGTTAAATGTTTGAGCGATGCTGGTTTTTTTCTTGACGGGTATGATTTGTCTAGCTTTTTAGTCATTCCAACTTGAGCTGTAATTatttcttcaaaattcaaatggtAATATTTCCATTTCCCCTTCTCCTATTGCAGAAGAGATGTGAGTTTGAACCACACTATGAGATACTTTGTCAAAAGTCTTGTTACGTTGCAGGTAAACTTCAATAAACGTGTCATATATTTTTCCTTATGTTCTCGAAAATTTCACAAATCAGTCAGTTAGACAAGAGAACTGAAAACATAGATGGTTCAAGGTTATGCACATTTTATTCAATGCTATCAGATTTTAACTTCTAAGCTGAAAAGATAGTACTAGTAGCGAAGCATAAAGCATATATCTACCAATTACTACAAAAATATGATCAACATATTGCATTCTTAAAACAATCAGCATTAGTTAAATGGTTTCAAAGCAACAACTTGGAAACATATTTTCATGCAGTTCAGCAACAACGTGAACCACATTTGATATCAAAGTTTGCACGGTATTTAATGTTGATAATGCTTCTGATatgattaaattttgaaaaagatatgcttGTATTGAAGTAATATCACCCAAATTGGGTGGCAATATCAACTCCCTTAAACGCAAAGCTTTATCTGATAGAGTATGTTGTGTGCAACAGGGGGTAGAGAAGAACCTGAATAGAAACTGCACCAGTACGCTGTTCTTTCCGGACTTGGTGTGTTTATTCTTTTCCCATTAACTTGCATCATTAGCTCAGGAAAACTacacaagaatttgacattttgCAGTGTTTCCATGCAGTGCTTCTTTCCACAATATGTGTTGAGATACATATCAACTCCTTATTTTATCTTGAATTCCGCCTATGATGTATTCCAAGTAAGAATTCCGGACATATTTTGTAGACTATATTTGTACATATCTTAGTTAATGTCATTGGCAGAATGTAGGATGAATAAAACTTCTCATGTCAACAGTTCCATCATACATTGGTGCCACCTTCTGCTGATATGCATGGACACTGGAACAAGTGCAAGTTGGACCCAGCAGCATGCACACCACCCCAAATCGCCATATTGCAAGGTTCCTCTTTCAATTGTCATATTAACCATTCAGTTTTTGAAATCACCCCGGTGTGTTAGTATTTTCACTATTTTGTCCAAGAACTACAAACTTTACTTCATACATGTTCAAAACCGGTTTTGCTGACTATACTAAGTGCACTTTGTTCAGCTTTTAGGCTCGACATGCTTGCAACTTTGAGACCTTTTGCAATCTATTCGGGAAGAGGAGGAATGTTCATAAACTCATGTTTTGCTCACTGCCAAAGTGAATCA encodes:
- the LOC114927409 gene encoding pectin acetylesterase 9, with the translated sequence MNIFFVALVLLCVVTVAAPWRVVSEDNEEQHRLLVNTTFVKNARAGGALCLDGSLPAYHLHRGFGAGLNNWLLQFEGGGWCNDLPSCLERAQSRRGSTRYMTKFEVFSGILSSNASQNPDFYNWNRVKLRYCDGASFTGDAIFDNGTTRLHFKGQKIWEAIIHDLLPKGLGKARKALLSGCSAGGLATFHHCDNFAKYLPTNASVKCLSDAGFFLDGRDVSLNHTMRYFVKSLVTLQGVEKNLNRNCTSTLFFPDLCFFPQYVLRYISTPYFILNSAYDVFQFHHTLVPPSADMHGHWNKCKLDPAACTPPQIAILQAFRLDMLATLRPFAIYSGRGGMFINSCFAHCQSESQDTWFEDDSPRINNKTIAEAVGDWYFSRTRSKEIDCPYPCDTTCHNLIPYPRGQ